The following are from one region of the Actinopolyspora halophila DSM 43834 genome:
- a CDS encoding DUF4190 domain-containing protein: MTDMNQQPGEPAAAPKNGMGVTALVLGIVGICLAWIPIIGFLGFILGALAIIFGIIAVVRSHKGTATNMVVSYVGLVTGVIAFIVSIVVFVALVNQVDKHFNERNWGPGADQSSSPSRTNQDGSGSGGDRGDLLILAANTSNGSTGF; the protein is encoded by the coding sequence GTGACGGACATGAACCAGCAGCCGGGGGAGCCGGCTGCGGCGCCGAAGAACGGCATGGGCGTTACCGCCCTGGTGCTGGGGATCGTCGGGATCTGTCTCGCCTGGATTCCGATCATCGGTTTCCTGGGATTCATCCTGGGGGCGTTGGCGATCATCTTCGGGATCATCGCCGTGGTGCGCTCCCACAAGGGCACGGCCACGAACATGGTCGTCAGCTACGTCGGGCTCGTGACCGGAGTGATCGCCTTCATCGTCTCCATCGTCGTGTTCGTGGCGTTGGTCAACCAGGTGGACAAGCATTTCAACGAGAGGAACTGGGGACCGGGTGCTGATCAGTCGAGTTCTCCGTCTCGGACCAACCAGGACGGGTCAGGCTCCGGCGGCGATCGGGGTGACCTCCTGATCCTGGCCGCGAACACCAGCAACGGCAGCACCGGTTTCTGA
- a CDS encoding ArsR/SmtB family transcription factor, which yields MPRKLHHPDPQDLSLAGLLSALGDPVRLQLVTVLADHGEHPREDFEVEVGPSTLSHHMKTLREAGLTRHRLEGTRCFVSLREETLRLFPEVLASVLRACSRNNSEEPETRPQTARDE from the coding sequence ATGCCTCGTAAGCTGCATCACCCTGATCCGCAAGACCTCTCGCTGGCCGGTCTGCTGTCGGCCTTGGGCGATCCCGTCCGGCTGCAGCTCGTGACGGTGCTAGCCGACCACGGGGAGCATCCGCGCGAGGACTTCGAGGTCGAGGTAGGACCGTCCACCTTGAGTCACCACATGAAAACGCTTCGCGAGGCGGGGTTGACTCGGCATCGGCTTGAGGGCACCCGCTGCTTCGTGTCACTCAGAGAGGAGACGCTGCGGCTATTTCCGGAGGTTTTGGCAAGCGTATTGCGCGCATGTTCTCGAAATAACTCCGAAGAACCGGAAACACGGCCCCAGACCGCTCGTGACGAATGA
- a CDS encoding muconolactone Delta-isomerase family protein encodes MDFLVRIDTARVYELPTDELEDIISRERARGRELMAEGVLRHLWSVPGRSANIGIWSTADADALNDALASLPIRPYADIDVTPLATHPMTAENPAT; translated from the coding sequence ATGGACTTTCTCGTCCGCATCGATACAGCACGCGTCTACGAGCTGCCGACCGACGAGCTCGAGGACATCATCAGCCGCGAGCGCGCGCGAGGTCGCGAACTCATGGCCGAGGGCGTGCTGCGTCACCTCTGGAGTGTGCCCGGCCGGAGCGCCAACATCGGCATCTGGAGCACGGCCGATGCCGATGCCCTCAACGACGCACTGGCGAGCTTGCCGATCCGGCCCTACGCCGACATCGACGTAACACCGCTGGCCACCCATCCCATGACAGCCGAGAACCCAGCGACGTAG
- a CDS encoding NADH:flavin oxidoreductase/NADH oxidase: MTRTATPTTPPPEWVDADATPWTDMQLRDLTLPNRVWLSPMCQYSADEHGAPTGWHLAHYGARAAGGVGMVMVEATAVAPDMRTTVGDLGLWSKRQVDAHRRLAELIRSVGSVPAVQLGLAGRKSSHGIPWDNTGTRHPVSPADGGWQPLAPSPLPFSGLTTPRSMSAADIDRVLGDVERAARNAHRAGYEALGLQGSNGYLFHQFLSPLANERTDAWGGDLEGRLRFPLAVVSALRAGWPAEKPLVIRTPVTDLLEAGVTTDDTEVLVARMAELGVDLVDINSGVLVPEAPRPSEPLENTRFAQRLRKLGMLTATSGSVTEAHQLHEAIPNSVDALLVGRAMLRDPYWALRARGGPPTDVWPKQYHRAF, encoded by the coding sequence TTGACCCGCACCGCAACGCCGACCACCCCGCCGCCGGAGTGGGTGGATGCAGACGCAACGCCCTGGACAGACATGCAGTTGCGGGACCTGACCCTGCCCAACCGCGTGTGGCTCTCGCCGATGTGCCAGTACTCGGCCGACGAGCACGGCGCTCCCACCGGCTGGCACCTGGCCCATTACGGCGCGAGAGCTGCCGGGGGAGTCGGAATGGTGATGGTCGAGGCCACCGCTGTCGCGCCGGACATGCGCACCACTGTCGGCGACCTGGGCCTGTGGAGTAAGCGCCAGGTCGACGCGCACCGGCGACTGGCCGAACTCATCCGCTCAGTCGGTTCCGTCCCGGCGGTCCAGCTGGGCCTCGCGGGGCGGAAGAGCTCGCACGGCATCCCGTGGGACAACACGGGCACACGTCACCCCGTGTCGCCCGCCGATGGTGGATGGCAGCCGCTCGCACCCTCGCCGCTGCCGTTCTCCGGACTCACAACACCCCGGTCGATGAGCGCAGCGGACATCGACCGAGTGCTCGGAGACGTCGAACGCGCAGCCCGCAACGCCCACCGAGCCGGCTACGAGGCCCTCGGGCTGCAAGGGTCGAACGGCTACCTGTTCCATCAGTTCCTCTCCCCACTGGCCAACGAGCGCACCGACGCATGGGGTGGTGACCTCGAGGGGCGACTACGATTCCCGCTCGCGGTGGTGTCCGCCCTGCGGGCAGGGTGGCCTGCGGAGAAGCCCCTCGTGATCCGCACGCCGGTCACCGACCTGCTCGAGGCAGGGGTGACCACCGACGACACCGAGGTCCTCGTCGCTCGCATGGCCGAGCTCGGCGTGGACCTGGTCGACATCAACTCCGGCGTTCTCGTCCCCGAAGCACCCCGCCCCTCCGAGCCGCTCGAGAACACCCGGTTCGCGCAACGCCTTCGGAAGCTCGGCATGCTGACCGCCACCTCCGGCTCGGTCACCGAAGCACACCAACTCCACGAGGCCATCCCGAACTCGGTGGACGCTCTGCTCGTCGGCCGGGCAATGCTCCGCGACCCCTACTGGGCGCTCCGCGCGCGCGGTGGGCCGCCGACCGACGTGTGGCCCAAGCAGTACCACCGGGCGTTCTGA
- a CDS encoding SAM-dependent methyltransferase translates to MNIGEPARSEEIDVETPNAARMYDYYLGGSHNFASDRQAAEQAVEITPVMIPGARGNRAFLQRAVRFCLEQGIRQFLDLGSGIPTVGHVHEIAHAQDPAARVAYVDNEHVAVAHTRQILEGVDTATITQADLRRPEEVLTAPGVAGLLDFEEPVAVLAAAVLHFISDEEGPAEIVEAYRRAVAPGSYLVVSHITDHYDEPDRVEGISKLYRDTTHVANHRSVEEFAALLGDLELVEPGLVHATEWRPDTDVIPEGARNAFWAAVGRC, encoded by the coding sequence ATGAACATCGGGGAGCCCGCGCGGTCCGAGGAGATCGACGTCGAGACGCCGAACGCGGCACGGATGTACGACTACTACCTCGGCGGGTCGCACAACTTCGCCTCGGATCGGCAAGCCGCCGAACAAGCGGTGGAGATCACCCCGGTTATGATCCCGGGGGCGCGGGGTAACCGGGCGTTCCTGCAACGGGCGGTGCGGTTCTGCCTGGAGCAGGGGATTCGCCAGTTCCTGGACCTGGGCTCGGGAATTCCGACGGTGGGCCACGTGCACGAGATCGCCCACGCGCAGGACCCGGCGGCCCGGGTGGCCTACGTCGACAACGAGCACGTCGCGGTGGCCCACACGCGTCAGATCCTCGAGGGCGTCGACACGGCCACGATCACCCAGGCCGATCTGCGCCGCCCCGAGGAGGTGCTGACCGCGCCGGGGGTGGCCGGGCTGCTCGACTTCGAGGAGCCGGTGGCCGTATTGGCCGCGGCGGTGCTGCACTTCATCAGTGACGAGGAGGGGCCTGCCGAGATCGTGGAGGCCTACCGCCGGGCGGTCGCCCCGGGAAGTTACCTGGTGGTCTCGCACATCACCGACCACTACGACGAGCCGGACCGGGTCGAGGGGATATCGAAGCTCTACCGCGACACCACCCACGTCGCCAACCATCGTTCGGTGGAGGAGTTCGCCGCGCTGCTCGGCGATCTCGAGCTGGTCGAGCCGGGGCTGGTGCACGCCACCGAGTGGCGGCCGGACACGGACGTGATACCGGAGGGCGCCCGCAACGCGTTCTGGGCCGCGGTCGGCCGGTGCTGA
- a CDS encoding LLM class flavin-dependent oxidoreductase, which translates to MDVPLSILDLANIGQDETADDSLRASIDLAQRAERWGYRRIWYAEHHNMPRIASSATSVIIGHIAAHTSSIRLGAGGIMLPNHAPLTIAEQFGTLETLHPDRIDLGLGRAPGSDQQTAQALRRDPKAAESFPQDVQELQGYLGEKSLVQGVEAVPGKGTGVPLYILGSSLFGAKLAAALGLPYSFASHFAPNALEDAVSVYRNQFTPSEQLSEPHVIAGVNIIAAETTEQAQEQFQAAKRSRLRLLTRRNLTRQEADEALESPAGQQAQQMLTYSAVGTPDEAKEYLDGFVKHAQADELMVTSLAPEREAWLRSFEKVAEVSGMTSA; encoded by the coding sequence ATGGATGTCCCACTGTCCATTCTCGATCTCGCCAACATCGGCCAGGACGAAACGGCGGACGACAGTCTGCGGGCGAGCATCGATCTGGCTCAGCGAGCCGAGCGGTGGGGTTATCGGCGCATCTGGTACGCCGAGCACCACAACATGCCGCGCATCGCCTCCTCGGCGACGAGCGTGATCATCGGGCACATCGCCGCGCACACCAGCTCGATCCGCTTGGGTGCGGGCGGCATCATGCTGCCGAACCACGCCCCGCTGACCATCGCCGAGCAGTTCGGCACCCTGGAAACCCTGCATCCGGACCGCATCGACCTCGGTCTCGGCAGGGCCCCGGGCAGTGACCAGCAGACCGCGCAGGCGCTGCGCCGTGATCCGAAGGCGGCGGAGAGCTTCCCGCAGGACGTGCAGGAGCTGCAGGGCTACCTGGGGGAGAAGTCCCTGGTGCAGGGTGTGGAGGCGGTGCCGGGCAAGGGCACCGGCGTGCCGCTGTACATCCTCGGTTCCTCGCTGTTCGGGGCCAAGCTCGCGGCCGCGCTCGGGCTACCGTATTCGTTCGCCTCGCACTTCGCCCCGAACGCGCTGGAAGATGCCGTGTCGGTGTACCGGAACCAGTTCACTCCCTCCGAGCAGCTGTCCGAGCCCCACGTCATCGCAGGCGTCAACATCATCGCCGCCGAGACCACCGAGCAGGCCCAGGAGCAGTTCCAGGCCGCCAAGCGCAGCAGGCTCCGGCTGCTCACCCGCAGGAATCTCACGCGGCAGGAGGCGGACGAGGCCCTGGAGTCACCCGCGGGCCAGCAGGCCCAGCAGATGCTGACCTACTCCGCCGTCGGAACCCCCGACGAGGCGAAGGAGTACCTGGACGGTTTCGTCAAGCACGCCCAGGCCGACGAACTGATGGTCACCTCGCTGGCTCCCGAGCGGGAGGCCTGGCTGCGCTCCTTCGAAAAGGTTGCCGAGGTAAGCGGGATGACCTCGGCCTGA